A single region of the Silene latifolia isolate original U9 population chromosome 8, ASM4854445v1, whole genome shotgun sequence genome encodes:
- the LOC141594044 gene encoding uncharacterized protein LOC141594044: MNEKQRHCISFLLLLGIISGSSAEVIRPTQRYYNPQGQMFYVSSEDSPMHDTYPTIIGSPTDGDPTLNPSPMTPTPTTTPMTGSPTTPMTGPPTMPTIVPPPTPTITPMPPSGGGFGGGAGGGGTGGGGGGVGGGSGNDGGGGGVGAGGGNGGGGGGAGGGNGDGGGGGGVGAGGGTGGGGGGVGGGGGNGGGGGSGGGGGSWCVANPSASEKALQVGLDYACGYGGADCSQIQPGASCFNPDNIRNHASFAYNSYYQKNPAPTSCDFGGTAQLVSTDPSSGSCHFPSKGSASPTPPSPTPPTMQTPPTMSSPPSPPSTLMPATPFGGASGFGPEPTASPNLATTYSQQLLLFISSASMLMYILLANPV; the protein is encoded by the exons AG GGTCAAGTGCTGAAGTGATCAGACCAACACAGAGATACTACAACCCACAAGGCCAGATGTTCTATGTATCCTCTGAAGACAGCCCAATGCATGACACTTATCCAACAATAATTGGCAGTCCCACGGACGGTGACCCGACTCTTAACCCGAGTCCAATGACTCCAACCCCGACCACAACACCCATGACAGGCTCGCCAACTACACCAATGACGGGCCCTCCAACGATGCCAACCATAGTGCCACCCCCGACACCAACCATTACTCCTATGCCACCGTCTGGAGGTGGATTTGGAGGAGGGGCGGGAGGGGGAGGTACAGGAGGTGGTGGTGGAGGTGTTGGTGGAGGCAGCGGTAatgatggtggtggtggaggtgtTGGTGCTGGCGGAGGtaatggtggtggaggtggtggtgctggCGGAGGtaatggtgatggtggtggtggtggaggtgtTGGTGCTGGCGGAGGtactggtggtggtggtggaggtgtTGGTGGTGGCGGAGGTAATGGTGGCGGTGGTGGCAGTGGCGGTGGAGGGGGGTCTTGGTGTGTTGCAAACCCAAGTGCTTCAGAAAAGGCATTACAAGTAGGTCTAGACTATGCTTGTGGATATGGAGGAGCTGACTGCTCTCAAATTCAGCCAGGAGCAAGCTGTTTTAACCCGGATAATATCCGCAACCATGCGTCATTCGCTTACAATTCCTATTATCAGAAGAATCCAGCTCCAACTAGCTGTGATTTCGGTGGAACTGCTCAACTTGTCAGCACTGATCCAA GCTCTGGAAGTTGTCACTTTCCATCAAAAGGATCAGCAAGTCCAACACCTCCATCTCCAACGCCGCCGACCATGCAAACACCACCAACCATGTCGAGTCCACCAAGTCCGCCAAGTACATTGATGCCAGCAACCCCTTTCGGAGGAGCATCAGGTTTTGGTCCTGAACCAACAGCAAGCCCTAACTTGGCAACCACTTATTCTCAGCAATTGTTGCTCTTCATCAGTTCAGCAAGCATGTTAATGTACATTCTGCTAGCTAATCCTGTATAA